In one window of Streptomyces sp. NBC_01224 DNA:
- a CDS encoding LapA family protein, with the protein MAQKTSRPHAPPTLSVKGRDVRIRTVGIVVLIGLAIWFIAANTESVGIRLWVPTVTLPLWAVLTVTLLVGLVTGGLLAHRRAKR; encoded by the coding sequence ATGGCACAGAAGACGTCTCGACCGCACGCCCCGCCGACCCTCTCCGTCAAGGGCCGGGACGTACGGATACGCACCGTCGGGATCGTGGTACTGATCGGTCTCGCGATCTGGTTCATCGCCGCGAACACCGAATCGGTCGGCATCCGGCTGTGGGTACCCACCGTCACCCTGCCGCTCTGGGCGGTACTGACCGTGACGCTGCTGGTCGGGCTGGTGACAGGCGGACTGCTGGCCCACCGCAGGGCGAAGCGCTGA
- a CDS encoding GNAT family N-acetyltransferase — protein sequence MTITYEWRGDFDNTDLNVLHAEAFGHGQTLTDRHAQVHRHSLGWVCARKADRLVGFVNVAWDGGAHAFILDTMVAQDLRKTGGGTELVAAAARGARSANCEWLHVDFEEHLRPFYFDACGFRPTDAGLIALR from the coding sequence ATGACGATCACGTATGAGTGGCGCGGTGACTTCGACAACACAGACCTCAACGTACTTCATGCGGAGGCGTTCGGGCACGGCCAAACGCTCACCGACCGGCACGCACAAGTGCATCGTCACAGCCTCGGCTGGGTCTGCGCACGAAAGGCCGACAGGCTGGTGGGCTTTGTCAACGTCGCCTGGGATGGCGGCGCCCATGCCTTCATCCTCGACACGATGGTCGCTCAGGACCTGCGCAAGACCGGCGGCGGAACCGAACTCGTGGCCGCAGCAGCCCGAGGAGCCCGTTCGGCGAACTGCGAGTGGCTTCACGTTGATTTCGAAGAGCACTTGCGCCCCTTCTACTTCGACGCCTGCGGCTTCAGACCGACGGACGCAGGACTCATTGCTCTGCGCTGA
- a CDS encoding (2Fe-2S) ferredoxin domain-containing protein, whose translation MSKRTRRTAAATRATGARCTVTVCRGCCCGTPAKVPHLDHEAQLTDLRTALATVAIVRRTDCLDACERANVIVIQPSAEGRKAGGRPVWLGQVNDPGAATDITTWVSNGGPGLAEPPDILDLYSFQPSRRVRAELHDE comes from the coding sequence TTGAGCAAACGCACCCGCCGCACCGCCGCCGCAACCAGGGCGACCGGTGCTCGCTGCACCGTCACCGTCTGCCGCGGATGCTGCTGCGGCACCCCGGCCAAGGTCCCCCACCTCGACCACGAAGCCCAACTCACCGACCTGCGAACCGCGCTGGCCACAGTGGCCATCGTCCGCCGCACCGACTGCCTCGACGCGTGCGAGCGCGCCAACGTCATCGTCATCCAGCCCTCCGCCGAAGGACGAAAGGCCGGAGGCCGCCCGGTCTGGCTCGGCCAGGTCAACGACCCCGGCGCCGCCACAGACATCACCACCTGGGTCAGCAACGGCGGCCCCGGCTTGGCCGAACCGCCAGACATCCTCGACCTCTACAGCTTCCAACCCTCACGCCGCGTTCGAGCCGAACTCCACGACGAATAG
- a CDS encoding heavy metal translocating P-type ATPase encodes MSSVLDQRPAPAAAGPRPAAPKRRTRILALPESRWALVALVLFLIALPLNLVGAPAWLWIPLYAAVYVTGGWEPGREGLKALKDKTLDVDLLMVVAALGAAAIGQVLDGALLIVIFATSGALEAVATARTADSVRGLLDLAPTTAARLLPGGGEESIPADSLTVGDTILVRPGERVGADGQVLDGTSDVDQATITGEPLPVAKQVGDEVFAGTVNGTGALRVRVERDPADSVIARIVKMVEEASETKAPTQLFIEKIEQRYSIGMVIATLAVFAIPLAFGSALQPALLRAMTFMIVASPCAVVLSTMPPLLSAIANGGRHGVLAKSAVVMERLGQVDAVALDKTGTLTEGTPRVTNIRPQPGSGLDEEGLLALAAAAEHPSEHPLARAVVQAARERSLPLAEVSDFTSAPGAGITATIDGRTIQVGSPTRLAPAGGLDISAAVQALEDEGRTAVLVLRDSNPVGVLGIADRLRPDAKATVVTLTELTGRAPVLLTGDNERAARHLAAEVGITDVRAGLLPQDKVSAVQAWEAEGRRVLMIGDGVNDAPALAAAHTGIAMGKAGSDLALETADAVVVRDELATIPAIVSLSRKARRLVVQNLVIAGIFITALVAWDLIATLPLPLGVAGHEGSTVIVGLNGLRLLREHAWTGTLHKDVP; translated from the coding sequence ATGTCTTCAGTCCTGGACCAGCGGCCCGCACCGGCCGCTGCCGGGCCGCGTCCGGCGGCGCCGAAGCGGCGTACGCGCATCCTGGCGCTACCGGAGTCCCGGTGGGCGCTGGTCGCGCTGGTGCTGTTCCTGATCGCCCTTCCGCTGAATCTCGTCGGCGCCCCGGCCTGGCTGTGGATCCCCCTGTATGCGGCCGTCTACGTCACCGGCGGCTGGGAGCCGGGCCGGGAGGGCCTGAAGGCCCTCAAGGACAAGACCTTGGACGTGGATCTGCTCATGGTCGTCGCGGCGCTCGGCGCCGCCGCCATCGGCCAGGTCCTCGACGGCGCACTGCTGATCGTCATCTTCGCCACCTCCGGAGCCCTGGAGGCCGTCGCGACCGCCCGCACCGCCGACTCGGTGCGCGGCCTGCTCGACCTCGCGCCGACCACCGCGGCCCGGCTCCTGCCCGGCGGCGGGGAGGAGAGCATCCCGGCCGACTCCCTCACGGTGGGCGACACCATCCTGGTGCGGCCTGGCGAGCGGGTCGGCGCCGACGGCCAGGTCCTCGACGGGACCAGCGACGTCGACCAGGCCACCATCACCGGCGAACCGCTCCCGGTGGCCAAGCAGGTGGGGGACGAGGTGTTCGCCGGCACCGTCAATGGCACCGGCGCCCTGCGGGTCCGCGTCGAGCGTGACCCGGCGGACTCGGTGATCGCCCGGATCGTGAAGATGGTCGAGGAAGCCTCCGAGACCAAGGCCCCCACACAGCTGTTCATCGAGAAGATCGAGCAGCGGTACTCGATCGGCATGGTCATCGCCACGCTGGCCGTCTTCGCGATCCCGCTCGCGTTCGGCTCCGCTCTTCAGCCCGCCCTTCTGCGCGCGATGACGTTCATGATCGTCGCTTCACCGTGCGCGGTGGTGCTGTCCACGATGCCGCCGCTGTTGTCCGCGATCGCGAACGGGGGCCGCCACGGCGTGCTGGCGAAGTCGGCGGTCGTGATGGAACGCCTGGGCCAGGTCGACGCGGTGGCGCTGGACAAGACCGGCACCCTGACCGAGGGCACCCCCCGTGTCACCAACATCCGTCCCCAGCCCGGTTCGGGCCTGGACGAGGAAGGGCTGCTGGCGCTGGCGGCGGCGGCCGAGCACCCCAGCGAGCACCCCCTGGCGCGCGCCGTCGTCCAGGCCGCCCGCGAGCGGAGCCTCCCCCTCGCCGAGGTAAGCGATTTCACCTCTGCCCCCGGCGCAGGCATCACCGCCACCATCGACGGACGCACCATCCAGGTCGGCTCCCCGACCCGCCTCGCCCCTGCAGGCGGCCTGGACATCAGCGCCGCGGTGCAGGCGCTCGAAGACGAGGGCCGCACCGCGGTCCTGGTCCTGCGCGACAGCAACCCGGTCGGGGTGCTGGGCATCGCCGACCGGCTCCGCCCGGACGCGAAGGCGACGGTGGTCACGCTTACCGAACTGACCGGCCGGGCCCCGGTCTTGCTGACCGGCGACAACGAACGCGCCGCACGTCATCTCGCCGCCGAGGTCGGCATCACCGATGTCCGCGCCGGGCTGCTCCCGCAAGACAAGGTGAGCGCTGTCCAAGCATGGGAAGCGGAGGGCCGACGGGTACTGATGATCGGCGACGGCGTCAACGACGCACCCGCGCTGGCCGCCGCACACACCGGCATCGCGATGGGCAAGGCAGGCTCCGACCTTGCGCTGGAGACCGCCGACGCCGTCGTGGTCCGCGACGAACTCGCCACCATCCCCGCGATCGTGTCCCTCTCGCGCAAGGCCCGCCGCCTCGTCGTGCAGAATCTGGTCATCGCCGGGATCTTCATCACCGCACTGGTGGCCTGGGACCTGATCGCCACCCTCCCGCTGCCGCTCGGCGTCGCCGGCCACGAAGGCTCCACCGTCATCGTCGGCCTCAACGGTCTGCGCCTCCTGCGCGAGCACGCTTGGACCGGCACCCTCCACAAGGACGTCCCTTGA
- a CDS encoding ArsR/SmtB family transcription factor: MGHGTDTANTATTRERLDAVGTADVAATLQALATPSRLHILARLQEGPCSVGDLAAAVDMEPSACSHQLRLLRNLGLVSGERHGRSIIYALYDNHVAELLDQALYHVEHLRLGIRDTPAAVAEETSAGL, from the coding sequence ATGGGCCACGGAACCGACACCGCCAACACCGCCACCACCCGCGAGCGCCTTGATGCCGTCGGTACCGCCGACGTCGCCGCCACCCTCCAGGCCCTCGCCACACCCTCCCGGCTCCACATCCTGGCCCGCCTCCAGGAAGGCCCCTGCTCGGTCGGCGACCTCGCCGCCGCCGTCGACATGGAACCCTCCGCCTGCTCCCACCAGCTCCGCCTGCTGCGCAACCTCGGCCTGGTCTCCGGCGAACGCCACGGCCGCTCGATCATCTACGCCCTCTACGACAACCACGTCGCCGAACTCCTCGACCAGGCCCTCTACCACGTAGAACACCTGCGCCTGGGAATCCGCGACACTCCTGCCGCTGTCGCCGAGGAGACGTCGGCCGGGCTGTAG